The genomic DNA GCGATGGCGTCGGCCGCAGGCTTCATGGCGACCGCCGGCGACACCGCGCGCTTCTTCGCGCAGCTTGCGCCGAATGCCAGAAGAAGCGTGCTGTCGGCCGCAAGCCGCCGCGAGATGACGCGTCATCATTGGCGCATCCCCCAGAGCTTCGAGGGCTATTACGGCCTCGGGGTCAATGCCGGCAAGACCGACGGCTGGGACTGGTTCGGCCATGGTGGCGGCTTCCAGGGCTATATCTCGCGAACCTGCGCCATCCCGGCCTGCGAGCTTTCGATCAGCATCCTCAGCAATTCAATCGACGGCGCGGCGCCGTTCTGGATGGACGGCGCGATGCAGATATTGCGCGTCTTCCAGACCCGCGGCGCACCTGACCGCCGTCTGCGCGACTGGACCGGCCGTTGGTGGACCATCTGGGGAGCGAATGATCTCGTGCCCACCGGCAACCGCGTGCTCGTCGCCAATCCGCAATTCAACAATCCCTTCATGGATGCCGCCGAAATCGAGGTCACCGGCCGTGACACCGGCAAGCTCTCCTGGGCTGCCGGCTATTCCAGCCATGGCGAGCCGGTGCGCCGGATCCGCGACAAACGCGGCAAGATCAGCGAGATCTGGGTCGCGGGCGCCAACGTGAAGCCGGAGCGCGTCGTCGCGAAGGAGATCGTGCGGAGATACAAGCCGCGCAAAAGCAGGCCTACTCCCTGATCAGGGCCTCGACCTCACTGCGAAACGCCTGCCGCGAGCCGCCTTGCGAATAGAACATGTGGCCACCGGGATAGACGACGAACTTCACGCGCTGCGTCTCGAAAGCGGGCAATTGATCTAGCACACGCTTCGTTCCGAAATAGGGCGTGGCGAGATCGAACAGGCCGTGCGCGACCAGCACGTTCAGCTTGGCGTCGGTGGCGAGGATCTGGCGCAGCTCGGACACCGATTGCGGCGGGTTGATGCCCCGTCCGAAATCCCAATGACCTTCCACGGTGCCGTTCAGCACCTCATAGGAGCCGTCGGGCTTCCAGTTGAGCTTGCGCGAGAGCACGTCGACGGCCGCACTCGTCAGCGGCGCCTGAAGCGCATCGCCCGAGGGATCGCCGAACCGCGAGCTGCTCGAATCCGGATAGGGATCGAAGCCGCGCACGGAGGCGTCGTAGCGTCCCGTCACCTTGCCGTTCTTGCGGTCGAATTCGCGGCGGAATTCGCCGACGTCGAAGCGCCCGGCGAGGCGGCGGCTCACCGCCTGGTCGATGCCGGTAAGCGCAGCGACCTTGTCGGCCAGGCGATTGGTGGCCTCCTTGTCCGCCTCGCCCTTGACGAGGTCGGCCAGGAATTCCCCGCGCGCGTAAGCCTCGACATCGGCGAGGTCGGCGCGCTTGATCGGCCCTTTAGCTTCGCGCGCCACCGCCACATAGCTCGGCAAGGTCGCGACATATTGCAGGAGGCTGGTGCCGGTGAACTCGCGGAAGTCCAAGAGCGGCGACACCAGGATCAAGCCCTTGACGCCGACGCCATGCTGGAGCTGCAGCTGGCGCACGACCTTGGGCCCGCGAATGCCGCCATAGCTCTCGCCCGCCACGTATTTCGGCGAGGTCAGGCGGTCGTGTTTCTCGAGCCAGCGGCGGATCACGAGCGCGATCGCGTTGACGTCGCCGT from Bradyrhizobium sp. CCBAU 53351 includes the following:
- a CDS encoding serine hydrolase — its product is MDNWLRSAIDYIGSWIEFQLTTIQQPGVIVAIAHRGEIVAEHAFGLANLDTGEKLTPRHRFRIASHSKSFTSAGIMKLREQRKLGLDDLIGDHVGGLHPRVAETTIAQVLSHSAGLTRDGVDSGQFIDRRPYLDAKELLAELKLPTAIEAGTRFKYSNHGFGLLGLVIEAVTKEPYSVWIKREIVEAAGLRETEPDAPLAKGAPFARGHTRKVPLGERCVIPGDNPAHAMASAAGFMATAGDTARFFAQLAPNARRSVLSAASRREMTRHHWRIPQSFEGYYGLGVNAGKTDGWDWFGHGGGFQGYISRTCAIPACELSISILSNSIDGAAPFWMDGAMQILRVFQTRGAPDRRLRDWTGRWWTIWGANDLVPTGNRVLVANPQFNNPFMDAAEIEVTGRDTGKLSWAAGYSSHGEPVRRIRDKRGKISEIWVAGANVKPERVVAKEIVRRYKPRKSRPTP
- a CDS encoding S10 family peptidase, which encodes MRAILPRLRRTGLVLAASAVAFASVARAEDPPQPRSETAAPAGQKGGRAGNAQGATQAAPSAGEPHRLPPDTTTKQTLELPGRTLNFAATAGSIRVFDGKGEPLADIAYTSYQLDGADRATRPVTFLFNGGPGASSAWLQFGAAGPWRLPLDGDALSPSASPEVKPNAETWLDFTDLVFIDPVSTGYSRFIASGDDARKSFYSVDGDVNAIALVIRRWLEKHDRLTSPKYVAGESYGGIRGPKVVRQLQLQHGVGVKGLILVSPLLDFREFTGTSLLQYVATLPSYVAVAREAKGPIKRADLADVEAYARGEFLADLVKGEADKEATNRLADKVAALTGIDQAVSRRLAGRFDVGEFRREFDRKNGKVTGRYDASVRGFDPYPDSSSSRFGDPSGDALQAPLTSAAVDVLSRKLNWKPDGSYEVLNGTVEGHWDFGRGINPPQSVSELRQILATDAKLNVLVAHGLFDLATPYFGTKRVLDQLPAFETQRVKFVVYPGGHMFYSQGGSRQAFRSEVEALIRE